In the Acomys russatus chromosome 11, mAcoRus1.1, whole genome shotgun sequence genome, one interval contains:
- the Atf6b gene encoding cyclic AMP-dependent transcription factor ATF-6 beta, whose protein sequence is MVGGGGKMAELMLLSEISDPTRFFTDNLLSPEDWDSTLYSGLDAVAEEQTQLFRCVEQDVPFDSSSLDMGMDVSPPEPPWDPLPIFPDLQVKSEPSSPCSSSSSLSSESSQLSTEPCSQLPQAPGVGGVLHVKTESLAPPLCLLGDDTASPFETVQITVGSASDDPSDIQTKLEPASPSCSVNSEASLLSADSPSQAFIGEEVLEVKTESPSPPGCLLWDVPAPSLGAVQISMGPSPDSSSGKVPATRKPPLQPKPVVLTTVQVPPRAGPPSTAVLLQPLVQQPAVSPVVLIQGAIHVQSEGPAPTVPRPERKSIVPAPMPGNSCPPEVDAKLLKRQQRMIKNRESACQSRRKKKEYLQGLEARLQAVLADNQQLRRENAALRRRLEALLAENGELRLGSGNRKVVCIMVFLLFIAFNFGPVSISESPPAPISPRMSREEPRPQRHLLGFLEQEPSLGAEPLQEAARGPEEQHPSPAGRPSFRNLTAFPSGAKELLLRDLDQLFLSSDCRHFNRTESLRLADELSGWVQRHQRGRRKIPQRAQERQKSQLRTKSPPVKPVPTQTPGPPERDPVGQLQLYRHPGRSQPEFLDAIDRREDTFYVVSFRRDHLLLPAISHNKTSRPKMSLVMPAMAPNETVSGRGPPGDYEEMMQIECEVMDTRVIHIKTSTVPPSLRKQPSPSPGNTTGGPLPASAASRAHQASPQPLYLSHP, encoded by the exons atggtggggggtggggggaagatgGCGGAGCTGATGCTCCTGAGCGAGATCTCCGACCCGACGCGCTTCTTCACGGACAACCTGCTGAGTCCGGAGGACTGGG ACAGCACCTTGTACAGCGGCCTGGATGCGGTGGCCGAGGAGCAGACACAGTTGTTCCGTTGCGTGGAGCAGGATGTCCCG TTTGACAGCAGCTCTCTGGACATGGGGATGGATGTCAGCCCCCCGGAGCCCCCCTGGGACCCTCTCCCCATCTTCCCAG ATCTTCAGGTGAAGTCTGAGCCgtcctctccctgctcctcctcctcctccctcagctcagAGTCGTCACAGCTTTCCACAGAGCCCTGCAGCCAG ctcccacaggcccCTGGAGTAGGAGGGGTGCTACATGTGAAGACCGAGTCCTTAGCACCTCCACTCTGCCTTCTGGGAGATGACACAGCATCGCCATTTGAAACAgtccagatcactgtgggttctgCCTCCGATGACCCCTCAG ATATCCAGACCAAGCTAGAACCCGCATCCCCATCTTGTTCTGTCAACTCTGAGGCCTCCCTGCTCTCAGCAGATTCTCCCAGCCAG GCTTTTATAGGAGAGGAGGTTCTGGAAGTGAAGACAGAGTCGCCGTCCCCTCCGGGGTGCCTCCTGTGGGATGTCCCAGCCCCCTCACTTGGAGCCGTACAGATCAGCATGGGGCCGTCTCCTGACAGTTCCTCAG GGAAAGTTCCGGCCACTCGGAAGCCTCCACTGCAGCCCAAACCTGTGGTGCTAACCACGGTTCAGGTGCCACCCAGAGCTGGGCCTCCCAGCACTGCTGTCCTTCTGCAGCCGCTTGTCCAGCAGCCTGCGG TGTCCCCAGTAGTCCTCATCCAGGGTGCTATTCACGTCCAGTCTGAAGGGCCGGCCCCCACAGTCCCACGGCCCGAGAGAAAGAGCATTGTTCCAGCTCCGATGCCGGGGAACTCCTGCCCGCCCGAAGTGGAT GCAAAGCTGCTGAAGCGGCAGCAGCGGATGATCAAGAACCGGGAGTCGGCCTGCCAGTCCCGCCGCAAGAAGAAAGAGTACCTGCAGGGGCTGGAGGCCAGGCTGCAGGCCGTGCTGGCCGACAACCAGCAGCTGCGCAGGGAGAACGCCGCCCTCCGCCGGCGCCTGGAGGCCCTACTGGCGGAG AACGGCGAGCTCAGGCTGGGGTCTGGGAACAGGAAGGTCGTCTGCATCATggtcttccttctcttcatcgCCTTCAACTTTGGACCTGTGAG CATCAGCGAGTCACCTCCAGCCCCCATCTCTCCTCGCATGAGCAGGGAGGAGCCTCGACCCCAGAGGCACCTGCTGGGGTTCTTGGAGCAAGAGCCATCTCTTGGCGCTGAGCCCCTCCAGGAAGCTGCCCGGGGCCCTGAGGAGCAGCACCCCAGCCCTGCAGGCAGGCCCAGCTTCAG AAACCTGACGGCCTTCCCCAGCGGGGCCAAGGAGCTGCTGCTGAGAGACCTGGACCAGCTCTTCCTCTCCTCCGACTGCCGCCACTTCAACCGAACTGAGTCCCTGAG GCTGGCTGATGAGCTGAGCGGCTGGGTCCAACGGCACCAGAGAGGCCGGCGGAAAATACCTCAGAGGGCCCAGGAGAGACAG AAATCTCAACTACGGACGAAGTCACCTCCAGTGAAACCCGTCCCCACCCAAACTCCAGGACCTCCTGAAAG GGACCCTGTGGGGCAGCTGCAGCTCTACCGCCACCCAGGCCGCTCTCAGCCCGAGTTTCTAGATGCAATCGACCGGAGGGAAGACACCTTCTATGTCGTCTCCTTCCGAAGG GACCACCTGCTACTCCCGGCCATCAGCCACAACAAGACTTCCAGGCCCAAGATGTCCCTGGTGATGCCGGCCATGGCCCCCAATG AGACCGTGTCAGGCCGGGGACCCCCAGGGGACTATGAGGAGATGATGCAGATCGAGTGTGAGGTCATGGACACCAGGGTGATTCACATCAAGACCTCCACGGTGCCCCCCTCGCTCCGAAAGCAGCCGTCCCCAAGCCCAGGCAACACCACAGGTGGCCCTTTGCCAGCTTCTGCAGCCAGTCgggcccaccaggcctccccgcaGCCCCTCTACCTCAGTCATCCCTGA
- the Fkbpl gene encoding FK506-binding protein-like has product METSPISPVKAKDSAQPQQREETLQNLGAAISDLWYCPDGSFVKKITVRGHGLDKPKLGSQCRVLALGFPFGSGMPEGGAELTIGTGQWREKMWGELTEKCLESMCQGEEAEIHLPGCSGPLARLRLDSFTQGRDSWELEAMEKKTLASEEHARGTELFRAGNPQGAARCYGRALRMLLTLPPPGPPEQTILYSNLAACQLLLGQPQLAAQSCDRVLEREPGHLKALYRRGVAQAALGNLEKATADLKKVLAADPKNRAAQEELGKVVVQAKKQDAGLARGLRKMFS; this is encoded by the coding sequence ATGGAGACCTCGCCTATCAGCCCAGTGAAAGCGAAGGACAGCGCTCAACCACAGCAGCGGGAAGAGACCCTGCAAAACCTAGGTGCAGCCATTTCGGATCTTTGGTACTGCCCCGATGGCAGCTTTGTAAAAAAGATCACAGTCCGTGGCCATGGCTTAGACAAACCCAAGCTCGGCTCCCAGTGCCGAGTGTTGGCTTTGGGGTTTCCGTTTGGCTCTGGGATGCCAGAAGGCGGGGCAGAGCTAACCATAGGCACAGGGCAATGGAGGGAAAAAATGTGGGGGGAACTCACAGAAAAATGCCTGGAGTCCATGTGTCAAGGCGAGGAAGCAGAGATTCATCTTCCGGGATGCTCTGGACCTCTTGCCAGGCTCAGACTGGATTCCTTCACTCAGGGCCGGGACTCGTGGGAGCTGGAGGCTATGGAGAAGAAGACCCTAGCCAGCGAAGAACACGCAAGGGGTACCGAACTGTTTCGAGCTGGGAACCCTCAGGGGGCTGCCCGATGCTATGGGCGGGCTCTCCGAATGCTGCTGACCTTGCCCCCACCCGGCCCCCCAGAACAAACTATCCTTTATTCCAACCTGGCAGCCTGCCAGTTGTTGCTAGGACAGCCCCAGTTGGCGGCCCAGAGCTGTGACCGAGTGCTGGAGCGGGAGCCGGGCCATTTAAAGGCCTTATACCGGAGAGGcgttgcccaggctgcccttgggaACTTGGAAAAAGCAACTGCTGACCTCAAGAAAGTTCTAGCAGCAGATCCCAAAAACCGCGCAGCccaggaggagttggggaaggtgGTCGTTCAGGCAAAGAAACAGGATGCAGGGCTGGCTCGGGGCCTGCGCAAGATGTTTAGCTGA